In the Lebetimonas natsushimae genome, one interval contains:
- a CDS encoding efflux RND transporter periplasmic adaptor subunit — MKKLIAWSIVILIAIGLVIGGVKLVKKRKAEEAKLAAAKIYPIVVKTIQPKTQATLTYPYLALVKNDSQITVTTKFTGKVTCIVNAGEVVHKGVIVAKIDDTNLKANLKATNEKIKSLREKLNAENITLKNLIATHKRTAALLKVKMASIEQYQAEESKLASLKAQIQADKNTLHSLKAQKTAILNDLKYTEIKSPIDGVIAQKFVNKGDNAFPGKPLLTIATNKGNYLFVAVPDNFKKAIYKNKMYNLIALNSTFNGIPSYKINVNDKNLILGEKVKIKLVSFNGNATILPYNSILTINGKNYVFIPNGKHAQIKEVHILAKGTEGVAVKEKINSPVIISKPDILLRIKAGYPIKIMEN, encoded by the coding sequence ATGAAAAAATTAATCGCTTGGAGTATTGTAATACTGATTGCCATAGGTTTAGTAATAGGTGGAGTAAAATTGGTTAAAAAAAGAAAAGCAGAAGAGGCAAAATTAGCAGCAGCAAAAATATATCCGATTGTTGTAAAAACTATACAGCCAAAAACACAGGCGACTTTAACATATCCGTATTTAGCGCTTGTTAAAAACGATTCCCAAATTACAGTTACAACAAAATTTACAGGTAAAGTTACATGTATTGTAAATGCGGGAGAAGTGGTACATAAAGGCGTTATAGTTGCAAAAATTGACGATACAAATTTAAAAGCAAACCTCAAAGCAACAAATGAAAAAATTAAATCTCTTAGAGAAAAACTTAATGCAGAAAACATTACACTAAAAAATTTAATCGCAACCCACAAAAGAACCGCTGCTCTTTTAAAAGTAAAAATGGCAAGTATCGAGCAGTATCAGGCAGAAGAGAGTAAACTTGCTAGTCTAAAAGCACAAATTCAAGCCGATAAAAATACCCTGCATTCTTTAAAAGCTCAAAAAACAGCTATCTTAAATGATTTGAAATATACAGAAATCAAATCTCCGATTGACGGAGTAATTGCTCAAAAATTTGTAAACAAAGGAGATAATGCATTTCCTGGAAAACCTCTTTTAACTATTGCAACAAATAAAGGAAATTATCTGTTTGTAGCAGTGCCTGATAATTTTAAAAAGGCTATTTACAAAAACAAAATGTATAATTTAATTGCTCTAAATTCCACATTTAACGGCATACCTAGCTATAAAATAAATGTAAATGACAAAAATTTAATCTTAGGAGAAAAAGTAAAAATTAAATTAGTAAGTTTTAATGGTAATGCCACAATCTTACCTTATAATTCAATTCTAACAATAAATGGTAAAAACTATGTATTTATTCCAAACGGAAAGCATGCTCAAATTAAAGAAGTTCATATTTTGGCAAAAGGAACCGAAGGTGTAGCGGTAAAAGAAAAAATAAATTCCCCTGTAATAATTTCTAAACCTGATATTTTACTTAGAATTAAAGCAGGATATCCTATAAAAATAATGGAAAATTGA
- a CDS encoding TolC family protein → MKKLSIALIAAISLNAANLSELFNAIKKTPDTQIDSVLIKKTKTIKKEIVNSLYPSISLFASAEHFSTPTNLRPLPPTVSAKIGMEHGGYPFSQNIEKIGFSASMPVFVKNIYDTKNKMSHLLKATEYKAKINLLKRESLLITLLSKYNYLIKLKEALIKERKSISTTLKAIEVGVKVGRIPEFNALRLKDALNQIDIKISNINTQIDSVVSEIYKLTKIKLSSPVQITANSNIEKKEFLAVKPLKENLTASNYDVKIAKDSFWPKLTLQIKGYRAFANAYNNDDKLALNYASAGIYLNWNIFNRKNSAEIQKAKIEKLQNSLEIQKTIKDLNAEVMKITDTLKELKKSIVLAQNSIEIKQELLKGAKVAFKLNRMTVDDYLKYEDDLALAKANLANLIASKNSLIANLAFIYGNNLERIFK, encoded by the coding sequence ATGAAAAAACTATCTATTGCACTAATAGCGGCAATCTCACTAAACGCTGCAAATTTAAGCGAGCTGTTTAATGCCATTAAAAAAACACCTGATACGCAAATTGATTCGGTACTAATTAAAAAAACCAAAACAATAAAAAAAGAGATAGTAAACAGTTTATATCCTAGCATTTCTCTTTTTGCAAGTGCAGAGCATTTTTCAACCCCAACCAATCTAAGACCGCTTCCTCCTACAGTGTCAGCAAAAATAGGAATGGAACACGGAGGTTATCCGTTTTCCCAAAATATTGAAAAAATCGGCTTTTCCGCATCAATGCCTGTTTTTGTAAAAAATATTTACGATACCAAAAATAAAATGTCCCATTTACTTAAAGCAACTGAATATAAGGCAAAAATCAATCTTTTAAAAAGGGAAAGTTTATTAATAACGCTTCTTAGCAAATACAATTATTTAATAAAATTAAAAGAAGCTTTAATTAAAGAAAGAAAATCAATCAGCACTACATTAAAAGCAATAGAAGTTGGTGTAAAAGTCGGAAGAATTCCTGAATTTAACGCTTTAAGGCTTAAAGACGCCCTAAACCAGATAGATATAAAAATATCTAATATTAATACACAAATAGATTCTGTCGTTTCGGAAATTTACAAACTTACAAAAATAAAATTATCTTCTCCTGTTCAAATCACTGCAAATTCAAATATTGAAAAAAAAGAATTTTTAGCCGTTAAACCACTGAAAGAAAATTTAACGGCAAGTAATTATGACGTAAAAATTGCAAAAGATTCATTCTGGCCAAAATTAACACTTCAGATAAAAGGATACAGAGCCTTTGCAAATGCATACAATAATGACGACAAACTGGCATTAAATTATGCAAGTGCCGGTATTTATTTAAACTGGAATATATTTAACAGAAAAAACAGCGCAGAAATTCAAAAAGCTAAAATAGAAAAACTTCAAAATTCCCTAGAAATTCAGAAAACAATAAAGGATTTAAACGCAGAAGTTATGAAAATAACAGATACTTTAAAAGAACTTAAAAAATCAATAGTTTTAGCTCAAAATTCAATTGAAATAAAACAAGAACTGCTAAAAGGAGCAAAAGTGGCATTTAAATTAAACAGAATGACAGTGGATGATTATTTAAAATATGAAGATGATTTAGCACTTGCCAAAGCAAATTTGGCAAATTTAATTGCTAGTAAAAATTCATTAATCGCAAATCTTGCATTTATTTATGGAAATAACTTAGAAAGGATATTCAAATGA
- a CDS encoding TetR/AcrR family transcriptional regulator: MKQKIIKTALKHFAIEGYKNTSLEKIAKELNITKPALYYHFKNKNDLYNAIFINYFISLEFKISGNIFKDLENYIDSLHAFFTKEPLLSKLLSKEISCEFRNLNEEAVSIITKMIQTLNKILKKTNINPFFIQNMIISSFTTYLNTMEIRKKITSLITCCKISSEFNLKEELMLTITNYIKAKQ, encoded by the coding sequence ATGAAACAAAAAATCATTAAAACAGCTTTAAAACATTTTGCAATCGAAGGATACAAAAACACAAGTTTAGAAAAAATTGCAAAAGAACTAAATATTACAAAACCGGCGCTTTATTATCATTTCAAAAACAAAAATGATTTATACAATGCCATTTTCATCAATTATTTTATCTCACTTGAATTTAAAATTTCAGGAAATATTTTTAAAGATTTGGAAAATTATATCGATTCTTTGCACGCTTTTTTTACAAAAGAACCCTTGCTATCAAAACTGCTTTCAAAAGAAATTTCATGTGAATTTAGAAATTTAAATGAAGAGGCAGTTTCAATAATTACCAAAATGATCCAGACTCTAAACAAAATATTAAAAAAAACAAATATAAACCCATTCTTTATTCAAAATATGATAATTTCATCTTTTACAACATATTTAAATACAATGGAAATAAGAAAAAAAATAACATCTCTTATTACATGCTGCAAAATTTCAAGCGAATTTAATTTAAAGGAAGAATTGATGTTGACAATAACAAATTACATAAAGGCGAAACAATGA
- a CDS encoding ferritin-like domain-containing protein — MYELLEKAINSTDVNEKENIIKKIKIIPATDKKAKFFEKPSYTSFCKIVPPAKVPRRRGFETNEKKAVLLHAIVHIEYSAIDLALDAAYRFRNMPVEFYKDWLEVAEDEIRHFKLINNLLEKTGYKHGDFPVHNSLFEASQKTQDLLSRMAIIPRWYEANGLDANEKIINRLQKYNDPFANEVINTLEIILKEEIPHVKKGDKWFKWACEKENLNPIETYFQIVDNFFKDWKKKDLNVAARLKAGFSCDELNILSGKKVC; from the coding sequence ATGTATGAACTTTTAGAAAAAGCCATAAATTCCACTGATGTGAATGAAAAAGAAAACATAATCAAAAAAATTAAAATCATCCCTGCTACAGACAAAAAAGCAAAATTTTTTGAAAAACCAAGCTATACATCTTTTTGCAAAATTGTCCCGCCTGCAAAAGTTCCGAGACGCAGGGGCTTTGAAACAAATGAAAAAAAAGCCGTTTTACTTCACGCTATAGTTCATATTGAATATTCAGCAATAGATTTAGCACTTGATGCTGCATATCGTTTTAGAAATATGCCGGTTGAATTTTACAAAGACTGGCTGGAAGTAGCAGAAGATGAAATAAGACATTTTAAACTGATAAATAATCTTCTTGAAAAAACAGGATACAAACATGGGGATTTTCCTGTTCATAATTCACTTTTTGAAGCGAGCCAGAAAACTCAGGATTTACTTTCCCGTATGGCAATAATTCCAAGATGGTATGAGGCAAACGGACTTGATGCAAACGAAAAGATAATAAACAGACTGCAAAAATATAACGACCCTTTTGCAAATGAAGTTATCAATACACTTGAAATTATTTTAAAAGAGGAAATTCCTCACGTAAAAAAAGGTGATAAATGGTTTAAATGGGCTTGTGAAAAAGAAAATTTAAATCCAATTGAAACATATTTTCAAATAGTTGACAATTTCTTTAAAGACTGGAAAAAGAAAGATTTAAATGTGGCGGCAAGATTAAAAGCAGGTTTTAGCTGTGATGAACTGAATATACTCAGCGGAAAAAAGGTATGTTAA
- the moaA gene encoding GTP 3',8-cyclase MoaA yields the protein MLVDPFNRVIDYIRVSVTSRCNFRCLYCMPNTPFEWEPKENVLSYEEMFEFLRLAIDEGIKKIRLTGGEPLVRKDLDKFVKMLHDYKPELDLALTTNGYYLKKYAKKLRDAGLKRVNISLDSLKKDVAKKIAQRDCLDNVLEGIDEAIKVGFRVKLNTVVMRGINDNEILDLLEFAKNKGVQIRFIEFMENERAYPGIKRVDSKEVLEKIGSRYSFKELPKKNEASKNFVLDDGSVFGIIEPHNEEFCKSCNRIRLTAEGYLIPCLFFTESYNIKEAIREGNIQKAAEILRDVVKNKPEKNDWQEEKISDRAFWETGG from the coding sequence ATGTTAGTTGATCCGTTTAACAGGGTGATAGATTATATTAGGGTTTCTGTTACAAGCAGATGTAATTTCAGGTGTTTATATTGTATGCCAAATACTCCGTTTGAGTGGGAACCTAAAGAAAACGTGTTAAGTTATGAGGAGATGTTTGAATTTTTACGTTTGGCAATTGATGAGGGAATTAAAAAAATAAGATTGACAGGCGGAGAACCGTTAGTCAGGAAAGATTTGGACAAGTTTGTAAAAATGCTGCATGATTATAAACCGGAACTTGATTTGGCACTTACCACAAATGGTTATTATTTAAAAAAATATGCCAAAAAGTTAAGAGATGCAGGGCTTAAAAGGGTGAATATCTCTCTGGATTCACTTAAAAAAGATGTGGCTAAAAAAATTGCCCAAAGGGACTGTCTGGATAATGTATTAGAAGGGATTGATGAGGCTATAAAGGTCGGATTTAGGGTAAAATTAAATACTGTTGTTATGAGAGGAATAAACGATAATGAAATTTTGGATTTACTGGAATTTGCAAAAAATAAAGGTGTTCAGATAAGATTTATTGAATTTATGGAAAATGAAAGGGCATATCCCGGAATTAAAAGGGTCGATTCCAAAGAAGTTTTGGAAAAAATAGGCAGCAGATATTCTTTTAAAGAACTACCTAAGAAAAATGAGGCAAGTAAAAATTTTGTATTGGATGACGGCAGTGTTTTTGGTATTATAGAACCTCACAATGAAGAGTTTTGCAAAAGTTGTAATAGAATAAGGTTGACGGCTGAAGGGTATTTGATACCTTGTTTGTTTTTTACGGAAAGTTATAATATAAAAGAGGCTATAAGAGAGGGTAATATACAAAAAGCCGCTGAAATTTTAAGGGATGTTGTAAAAAATAAACCTGAAAAAAACGACTGGCAGGAAGAGAAAATAAGTGATAGGGCTTTTTGGGAGACTGGGGGATAA
- a CDS encoding SIR2 family NAD-dependent protein deacylase, whose product MENIRKAAEAIKKASHILITAGAGIGVDSGLPDFRGRDGFWRAYPVAKKLGLSFEALANPKWFEINPGLAWAFYGHRLKIYRETTPHGGFNILLNLPQDKFVFTSNVDGHFQKAGFSELKIVEIHGSIHYLQCTKPCSGDIWENRENIEIDEKKFKALNFPKCKNCGIIARPNILMFSDFRFVDKRVKLQLARFEYWLQRVDNLVIIEIGAGTAVPTVRNMSERIRNSFGSTLIRINPLESFGADIQIKLGAYEALKEIQKYL is encoded by the coding sequence ATGGAGAATATAAGAAAGGCGGCTGAAGCGATAAAAAAAGCCAGTCATATTTTAATAACTGCCGGGGCCGGGATTGGTGTTGATAGTGGACTTCCCGATTTCAGGGGAAGAGATGGGTTTTGGAGGGCATATCCGGTTGCAAAAAAACTTGGACTTTCTTTTGAGGCCTTGGCAAATCCGAAATGGTTTGAAATTAATCCTGGACTTGCATGGGCATTTTACGGCCACAGGTTGAAAATATATAGGGAGACCACCCCTCATGGGGGTTTTAATATTTTGCTTAATTTACCCCAGGATAAATTTGTTTTTACCTCAAATGTTGACGGACATTTTCAAAAAGCCGGTTTTAGTGAATTAAAAATTGTGGAAATTCACGGAAGTATCCATTATTTGCAATGTACCAAGCCCTGTAGTGGCGATATTTGGGAAAATAGGGAAAATATTGAAATTGACGAGAAAAAATTTAAGGCTTTAAATTTTCCTAAATGCAAAAATTGTGGCATAATTGCAAGACCTAATATTTTGATGTTTAGTGATTTTAGGTTTGTGGACAAAAGGGTTAAGCTTCAGCTTGCTCGCTTTGAATACTGGCTTCAAAGAGTGGATAATCTAGTGATTATTGAAATAGGAGCCGGCACTGCGGTACCGACTGTCAGAAATATGAGTGAAAGAATCAGGAATTCTTTTGGAAGCACTCTTATTAGAATTAATCCACTTGAGAGTTTTGGAGCCGATATTCAAATAAAACTTGGAGCATATGAGGCATTAAAAGAAATTCAAAAATATTTATAA
- a CDS encoding chloride channel protein, with the protein MKEKLENFFARLILGKNEHLDVIDYIKKTFRYIIHSQVMKVDLLSIFFFIGKWLPFAVAIGITTGVIASLMDLLIVHINKHLNSNIIYLFIYPLLISVITGFALKQDAKIGGPGIGFAVLHLKTPFFLKAKTLLFKLIISIFVLSGGFIAGREGPSFFLGVGLGEWLGKAYGFSRKFKNMLGLIGGGAFTGALLKAPLGSSIFAMELENTYDFDYRPFVPMIVASITSYLTFSFFRGNHAFINLVKKPVWYLNDIPYIILMGIVISVIIYIYTITFHFLQKSSRIIPVNRRPVIGTIISIPFLIGIYYTTHNIDILSAPANMEILSNLAQHQFSIEMDIAFILYTIVITSFTLAFGIPGGLVLPVLIIGAAVGNIFGNYFPDEIAMFTLAGMGAALSAAAKTPLAAIVMITEMSHDDVVIPMTAAVITSYLTSFGYSLYLGLENPFRGDLKSLHSHMKNKND; encoded by the coding sequence ATGAAAGAAAAATTGGAAAATTTTTTTGCACGGCTTATTCTTGGGAAAAATGAACACTTAGATGTTATCGATTATATTAAAAAAACGTTTAGATATATAATACATTCCCAGGTTATGAAAGTAGATTTACTTTCAATTTTCTTTTTTATAGGCAAATGGCTTCCTTTTGCCGTTGCCATTGGAATTACCACGGGGGTGATTGCCTCTTTAATGGATTTATTAATTGTCCATATAAATAAACATTTAAATTCCAATATAATTTATTTATTTATTTATCCTTTGTTAATTTCCGTTATTACGGGTTTTGCTTTAAAACAGGATGCAAAAATCGGAGGTCCGGGAATCGGTTTTGCGGTTTTACATTTAAAAACCCCCTTTTTTTTAAAAGCTAAAACACTTTTATTTAAATTAATAATTTCTATTTTTGTACTTTCAGGAGGATTCATAGCGGGAAGGGAAGGACCGTCTTTTTTCTTGGGAGTCGGTCTTGGTGAATGGCTTGGCAAGGCATATGGATTTTCAAGAAAGTTTAAAAATATGCTGGGTCTTATAGGCGGTGGCGCTTTTACAGGTGCTTTGCTTAAAGCCCCTCTTGGAAGTTCTATTTTTGCAATGGAACTTGAAAATACTTATGATTTTGATTACAGACCTTTTGTGCCTATGATTGTTGCATCTATTACCAGTTATTTGACTTTTTCATTTTTTAGGGGAAACCACGCCTTTATTAATTTGGTAAAAAAGCCTGTTTGGTATTTGAATGATATTCCGTATATTATTTTAATGGGTATAGTTATTTCAGTAATTATATATATTTATACTATAACTTTTCATTTTCTTCAGAAATCTTCAAGAATTATTCCGGTAAACAGACGACCTGTAATAGGTACAATTATTTCAATTCCTTTTTTAATCGGGATTTATTATACAACTCACAATATTGATATTTTATCAGCTCCGGCGAACATGGAAATACTTTCAAATTTAGCCCAGCATCAGTTTAGTATAGAAATGGATATTGCTTTTATTTTATATACAATAGTAATTACATCTTTTACTTTGGCTTTCGGTATTCCGGGAGGTCTTGTTTTACCCGTTTTGATAATCGGGGCGGCTGTCGGTAATATTTTTGGAAATTATTTTCCTGACGAAATTGCAATGTTTACATTAGCCGGGATGGGAGCGGCTTTGAGTGCGGCTGCAAAAACTCCTCTTGCGGCAATAGTCATGATTACTGAAATGAGCCATGACGATGTGGTGATTCCTATGACCGCCGCTGTTATTACCAGCTATCTTACAAGTTTTGGATACAGCCTCTATCTTGGACTTGAAAATCCTTTTAGAGGCGATTTAAAATCCCTTCATTCACATATGAAAAATAAAAATGATTAA
- a CDS encoding chloride channel protein yields MIKNIVHFFIIPFFLGVIGGFSAIIFRWLIKIFTMFNEKLNIFQSNYFYLISIPVIFLLSDWLIKKLKISSENVTLDLIAKKVILLKGKFSKIKGFLVLFLTSLSIGFGIPVGREGPIAKLGGLLSEIFLEKLKIEKINFPIYLGAGIASAIAATFNAPVAGAILGLEIIIGKINSYIIIPLIISIVTATFISREFIGNFAAFIVPHLSWNEEYVFFIPFEALFISVLCLIVIEGLEYLRVLKVKNRHYWHKYIVILGLFAGVIISLVPESAGIGYEHITTILNDNSYSVSYIFIILAAKIIGLILSIGSGLFGGIMSPSIFIGSFGGYWFGSVFDFLGIDPRVFAVVGAASMLAGITKTPLRSSVIITELTHSYQLVLPILVASSLTVFLISLIKRDTFFKRSLLQKGIDIENKEIYKFLKNCNLEKYLVKIPAIKEKFSVYRASLLIKKNKFNILAVVDDNGKLIGLITLTDIRKSFLLNKKHLEIKDIMTKNPFVIKTNSSLEDIIRAIGLIENRFVPYTDEKGNYLGFIDLRSLVKDLSITYNSFYLK; encoded by the coding sequence ATGATTAAAAATATTGTTCATTTTTTTATAATACCTTTTTTTTTAGGTGTAATAGGTGGATTTTCTGCCATTATATTCAGATGGCTTATAAAAATTTTCACTATGTTTAATGAAAAATTAAATATTTTCCAATCAAATTATTTTTATTTAATTTCAATTCCTGTTATTTTTTTATTATCAGACTGGCTGATAAAAAAATTAAAAATTTCATCTGAAAATGTGACACTTGATTTAATAGCAAAAAAAGTTATTTTATTAAAGGGAAAATTTTCTAAAATTAAAGGATTTTTGGTTCTGTTTTTAACGAGTCTTAGCATTGGTTTTGGTATTCCTGTGGGTAGGGAAGGTCCGATTGCTAAACTAGGGGGGCTTTTAAGTGAGATTTTTTTAGAAAAATTAAAAATAGAAAAAATAAATTTTCCAATTTATCTTGGTGCTGGTATTGCATCTGCAATTGCAGCCACCTTTAACGCACCGGTTGCCGGGGCAATACTGGGACTTGAAATAATAATTGGTAAAATAAATTCTTATATAATTATCCCTTTAATTATTTCTATAGTCACGGCAACATTTATATCAAGAGAATTTATCGGTAATTTTGCTGCATTCATTGTGCCGCATCTGAGCTGGAACGAGGAATATGTTTTTTTTATACCTTTTGAGGCATTGTTTATTTCCGTTCTTTGTCTGATTGTAATAGAAGGATTGGAATATTTAAGAGTTTTAAAAGTAAAAAACCGTCATTATTGGCATAAATATATTGTTATTTTGGGATTATTCGCTGGTGTAATAATTTCATTGGTACCTGAAAGTGCCGGGATCGGATATGAACATATTACAACTATTTTAAATGACAATTCTTATTCTGTATCATATATTTTTATAATTTTGGCGGCTAAAATCATCGGTTTGATTTTAAGTATTGGAAGCGGGCTTTTTGGAGGAATTATGTCTCCTAGTATTTTTATAGGCTCGTTTGGAGGATACTGGTTTGGAAGTGTTTTTGATTTTTTAGGAATAGATCCGAGGGTGTTTGCGGTTGTAGGGGCTGCATCAATGCTTGCGGGAATTACAAAAACACCTCTTAGAAGTTCAGTTATTATTACAGAGCTCACACATTCTTATCAGTTGGTTTTACCTATTTTAGTGGCTTCAAGTTTAACCGTTTTTTTAATTTCTTTAATAAAAAGGGATACATTTTTTAAACGTTCTCTTCTTCAAAAGGGTATTGATATTGAAAATAAAGAAATTTACAAATTTTTAAAAAACTGTAATTTAGAAAAATATTTGGTAAAAATTCCGGCAATAAAAGAAAAATTTTCAGTTTACAGGGCTTCGCTTTTAATTAAAAAAAATAAATTTAATATTTTAGCTGTTGTTGATGATAACGGAAAATTAATCGGACTAATTACACTTACCGATATAAGAAAAAGCTTTTTACTAAATAAAAAACATTTAGAAATAAAAGATATTATGACGAAAAATCCTTTTGTAATAAAAACCAATTCCTCTTTGGAGGATATAATAAGGGCGATTGGTCTTATTGAAAACAGATTTGTACCATATACAGATGAAAAAGGAAATTATTTGGGGTTTATAGATTTGAGATCTCTTGTAAAAGATTTGTCTATAACTTACAATTCGTTTTATTTGAAATAA
- the rpsF gene encoding 30S ribosomal protein S6, which translates to MRHYETMFILKPTLTDEEKEKNLQNMQELIAKEGGEVVALDKIGIRELAYPIKKFERGDYYIIYYKAPSNAMLELERQMRYNEDLLRFMTVKYENKKEIKRWEEMAKNVQ; encoded by the coding sequence ATTAGACATTATGAAACAATGTTTATTTTAAAACCGACATTAACGGATGAAGAAAAGGAAAAAAACCTTCAAAACATGCAAGAACTTATTGCAAAAGAAGGTGGTGAAGTAGTTGCGCTTGATAAAATAGGTATTAGAGAACTAGCATATCCTATTAAAAAATTTGAGAGAGGAGATTACTATATAATTTATTACAAAGCTCCGTCAAATGCAATGTTAGAACTTGAAAGACAGATGAGATACAACGAAGATTTATTAAGATTTATGACAGTAAAATACGAAAATAAAAAAGAAATCAAACGCTGGGAAGAGATGGCAAAAAATGTACAATAA
- the ssb gene encoding single-stranded DNA-binding protein, with protein sequence MYNKIILVGNLTRDVELRYSPAGTAIAKFGIATNRTYKDTVTGENKQEVMFIDVTVFGRSAEIANQYLRKGSKVLVEGRLVLDQWVDSSGQKRSKHSVVAEKVQFMETKAEAERNRSYENSYEAPQPQSQAPRGQTQPKQNNEIPSIDIDEDEIPF encoded by the coding sequence ATGTACAATAAAATTATCCTTGTAGGAAATTTAACAAGAGACGTAGAATTAAGATATTCGCCTGCAGGGACAGCTATTGCAAAATTTGGAATTGCTACAAACAGAACGTATAAAGATACAGTTACAGGTGAAAATAAACAGGAAGTTATGTTTATAGATGTAACAGTTTTTGGTAGAAGCGCGGAAATTGCCAATCAGTATTTAAGAAAAGGCTCAAAAGTTTTAGTTGAGGGTAGATTAGTATTAGACCAATGGGTAGACAGCAGTGGTCAGAAAAGAAGCAAGCATTCAGTTGTAGCTGAAAAAGTGCAGTTTATGGAAACAAAAGCTGAGGCTGAAAGAAACAGAAGTTATGAAAATTCTTATGAAGCACCTCAGCCTCAATCTCAAGCACCTAGAGGACAAACACAACCTAAACAAAATAATGAAATTCCATCAATTGATATTGATGAAGACGAAATACCATTTTAA
- the rpsR gene encoding 30S ribosomal protein S18, with protein MAQDPKKKYGKKRCKYCEMKVDYIGYKDIDLIKYSLSERYKIMPRRLTGTCKKHQDMVQKAIKRARQVALIPYVVDRKRVVENPFEAIKPLKSK; from the coding sequence ATGGCACAAGATCCAAAGAAAAAATACGGAAAAAAAAGATGTAAATATTGTGAAATGAAAGTTGATTATATCGGATACAAAGATATTGATCTTATTAAATATTCATTGTCTGAAAGATATAAAATTATGCCAAGAAGATTAACTGGTACTTGTAAAAAACACCAAGATATGGTTCAAAAAGCTATTAAAAGAGCAAGACAGGTGGCATTAATCCCTTATGTAGTAGACAGAAAAAGAGTTGTTGAAAATCCTTTTGAGGCTATTAAACCTCTTAAATCTAAATAA
- a CDS encoding alanine racemase — protein MATIYLNKKNLFYNLDKISQVNPNILAVIKDNAYGHGIITFSKMLREYGIKKVCLRNNFEAELVKDIFEEVIIFYPGTNRNAKNISYSINSLIQLKKNRHPYIHLKIDTGMHRNGILMEELEEALEIIKKKELELRGVFSHFCCADETTPDTFIQYKRFEEVRNRVIEFCKKNNLNIPYFHLANSEALLKLPKTFDYVRPGIAMYGGIDGFKPVMKLVAKTISKRKITSLQGVGYNKKFISSKDMTVSTVDVGYGDGIPYFTNGCELKETQALGKISMDSMIVEGDFDEVIIFDDVKEFVKNFNTITYDILVKMSPKIKRIIN, from the coding sequence ATGGCTACAATTTATCTTAATAAAAAAAATCTTTTTTATAATCTAGATAAAATTTCACAAGTTAATCCGAATATACTTGCAGTAATTAAAGACAACGCTTACGGACATGGAATAATTACTTTTTCAAAAATGTTAAGGGAATACGGAATTAAAAAAGTATGTCTCAGAAATAATTTTGAAGCCGAACTGGTAAAAGACATTTTTGAAGAAGTAATAATTTTTTATCCAGGAACTAACAGAAATGCCAAAAACATATCTTATTCTATAAATTCACTGATTCAACTTAAAAAAAACCGACACCCTTATATTCATTTAAAAATAGATACCGGAATGCACAGAAACGGTATTTTAATGGAAGAATTGGAAGAAGCTTTAGAAATTATTAAGAAAAAAGAATTAGAACTCAGAGGTGTTTTTTCTCATTTTTGTTGTGCTGATGAAACTACTCCAGATACTTTTATTCAATATAAAAGATTTGAAGAAGTTAGAAATAGAGTTATTGAATTTTGCAAAAAAAATAATTTAAATATTCCTTATTTTCATTTAGCAAATTCCGAAGCCCTTCTTAAGCTTCCAAAAACTTTTGATTATGTGCGCCCAGGTATTGCAATGTACGGTGGAATTGACGGATTTAAGCCTGTTATGAAACTTGTGGCAAAAACCATTTCAAAAAGAAAAATAACTTCTCTTCAGGGAGTTGGATATAACAAAAAATTTATAAGTAGCAAAGATATGACCGTTTCAACTGTTGATGTGGGATACGGTGATGGAATCCCTTATTTTACAAACGGCTGCGAATTAAAAGAAACTCAGGCTCTTGGTAAAATTTCTATGGATTCAATGATAGTTGAGGGCGATTTTGATGAAGTTATCATTTTTGATGATGTAAAGGAGTTTGTTAAAAATTTTAACACCATAACTTATGATATTTTAGTAAAAATGTCTCCTAAAATAAAAAGGATAATAAATTGA